The segment GTGCGTATCGACGGAAAACGCCGGAACATCGACCCGAAGCTCCTCGAATTCGTTATCCCAGCCGAACGGGATCGCGTCGCGCTTGGCTCCGAGAGTCGCCGCTCCGGCCGCGATACGCACGACCTCGTTACGCGGTAACGCTCCATCTGCGGGCGCGGCGCCGTTGCTAGGTTTGCGCTTGTGCTCGAGCGGCACGCGATGATAGATGTAGAGAAGCGTCTCATGATGCATCTGCTCGTGCTCTAGGATCGTATAGGCCGCCTGAACCGCTCGGCTGCCTGCCGGCGCCGACTCCGCCTGTCGAAGGCAGTCGACGATCACGTCGTCGCACGCTTTGCCGAAGGCGAGTATCTCGTCGCGATCCGGCCACGACGAACGCGTCGCGGCCGCGGCTGCCTTCGCATCGGCCGGATCGATGCCGCGCTGGAAAAGCCGTTCGAGCTCGGGATCGACGGACTTGACGCCCATCGTGTCGCGAGCGAGCGTGATAAAACTGAACGCGGGCAGATGCCCTTCGTAGAAGAGCACCGGGTGGCGCAGCGGGATCGGCCGGCTCGCGTACGCCTGCGCATCGACCATGTCGAAGAGCATGGTCGAACGCTCGCGATTGCGGCGGTACCAATCGGTGAAATCGATGGCGGTCGAAGGTGGATTGAGGACGTCTCGCATCATGCGCTCCTTTCGGCGTGCGCCGATAAGGGGCCGAGGCGCTTCCATTTCACGATTCGCCCGACCTCCCTACACGTTGTATCCGCGAGGATACGTCGCGCTAGTTATGGCCCGGCAATGCTGTGCGCTCGCCGATCAGTTGCGCTGTCGCATGCAGCCAGCGTCGGC is part of the Candidatus Eremiobacteraceae bacterium genome and harbors:
- a CDS encoding SUMF1/EgtB/PvdO family nonheme iron enzyme; this translates as MMRDVLNPPSTAIDFTDWYRRNRERSTMLFDMVDAQAYASRPIPLRHPVLFYEGHLPAFSFITLARDTMGVKSVDPELERLFQRGIDPADAKAAAAATRSSWPDRDEILAFGKACDDVIVDCLRQAESAPAGSRAVQAAYTILEHEQMHHETLLYIYHRVPLEHKRKPSNGAAPADGALPRNEVVRIAAGAATLGAKRDAIPFGWDNEFEELRVDVPAFSVDTHSVTNADYLEFVNAGGPPPPFWVQRGDEWRILGMFEELPLRRSWPVYTTRDQAIAYATWKNARLMLEAEYHRAAFGTPGGDERALPWGDGAPAAKFGAFDFATWDPEPVGSHPAGASAWGVNDLIGNGWEWTATPFGPLPGFEPMVTYPQYSADFFDDLHFVVKGGSPVTARELIRRSLRNWYRSAYPYIYAKFRCVR